gtcttttatttttaataatgtaATTTGTTTTTTAatcattaatattatttaatagtaatttatcaatttaaattttatttatatataaagtaaaatataatgaaaaagtGTGGGACTCATATAGAAGTTGGTTAGAGGTTTTTTTGATAGTGGAGAGATGTGTGAGATTTTTTACTTTTGACATAGCACATGTGGCAACTAAGAAGTTCATGGAGATGTTCCACGACTGTGGATGCCCTAAACAGGGAGCCGCTTCTTGTCAGAAATTATGGGAGAGAGCTCCCTCATTAGAGCCACGTAGACAATGGGAGCTCTCCAAGAGCTCCCAATATGGATGCTCTTAGTGAGCTTTTGAACAAGCCTATTTATTTATAAACACAGCAAACGTGGATGAGGGTTCAATTTGGCATCCTCTATGTTGCTCACTTGTTCTACTTGGCTTGTTTAGATGGTGAATCAAACATAAAAGCTTAGATCTGCTCATTAAGGTGACAGGCTGAGCTGAGCTTAACAAGCTCTCTTGAGCTCTAGTCAAGTTGTGTGCAAATGGCTTAGCTGTTTGAAGATCTTAGTATGGTCTATTACTTAACCAATTTTGACACAATAGCAAAAATCCTTTGTGGCCTGGACTTTTGTATTACTACTGATAATTTTCTACTCTGTATATTTGCTTCGTTGAGATGGGGCAGTTTTCTTCCAATGTTTTCGAAATGAGCTAGGGCCGCAACTCATGTATACTTAGATCTCACTCGGTATGATTATACCTTCCCACAGACCCTGGAAGCTGCTATTAGCAAATTCCTTGGTTTGCCCTTAGCTTTTTTAACTATCTATTGATCTAAAAGCAATGGTTACATTGTCAAGTGGTTTATTTTGTTTCAAGAGTTCCCTTATGTGTTTCTCAGGATTATTTAATAAGAAACTCACGATATAAGCTCTGTAGCTCTATTCATTTACGTTGATGCAATGACTACCAGTCTTTGGTCATTTGTTTTGCCTGATCATAGCATGAATACCAAAAGGCCACACTATTAACAAATTGGTCGATGCTTGATTTTCCAGGTGAATGCTGTTTATCAAACCGTCGATGAACGCTATGAGTCACTAAACAAGCGCATAACAGATTTGGAGAATCAGAAGGCTGCAGCAGCAACAGATAAAATGCTAGAGGTGTCAGATTAACTACGAATTGGCGATGCCTCTTGTTTCTTCATTGTAAGCATAACATGCTAGATTCTTCGAGTTGGGGACGAGCAAAAGAAGTTGAGAACGATACTCTTGATGCTTTTTGCAATAATGTTAACtgagctttaattttttttttaaaaaatcttctgGTGTTGCAATTTTTTCTGCAAACTGTTTCAGTTAACAAACTTCTTCA
The Zingiber officinale cultivar Zhangliang unplaced genomic scaffold, Zo_v1.1 ctg164, whole genome shotgun sequence DNA segment above includes these coding regions:
- the LOC122036434 gene encoding uncharacterized protein LOC122036434, which gives rise to MGFLFRVRMASFFAGAATASFAGFYLLYKDYMLAQDAIRRQVNAVYQTVDERYESLNKRITDLENQKAAAATDKMLEVSD